The sequence GAGACTTGGATATGATCTATGTACTATTTTAAACAATCAACAAAGTGTTGATATGGTTACACCTCTTCAAAATGGACAAAAAAACCCATGGTTAAAATTCTTTGAGTCAAAACAAATAAAAAATACTATGGCTCAATTATCGTTTACTAGAGAAGAAATCATAGATGATCTTTATTTTTATACTAGTACTAATGAAGCTCTTGTATTTAAACATCCTTTATGGCAAGATGATCATCCTAAATTAATCGAAGCTATAAATAAATTTAAATTAAAAAACAAAAATGTAAAACTTAAAATCACAAATCCATTTAGAATCCTAAGAAGACCAATCGATTGTTTATAAAGAATAGAATTCTTAATATATTAGTTGTCAAATTAATTATAGTTTGATAACTAAGTAATAAAAAATCACCTAGCTATTGATAATCCAACCGTTGTTAATATCATGTTTAAAATATTGCGAATAATCTTTGCGGATTAACCTGACGGTCTACAGGGGCCTAAATTCAAAATATCTGAGAAATTTTTTTGTAACTCTTCTTTCCATTTGCTCCAAATTACGGATTTATTTTCAAAAAAATGCGAATCTAAAAGTGCTATATCTATCACATTTTCATTCAAGAATAGCTCATCTTCTAGGTCGAAAAAATCGACCTCTTTTTTTTGCTACCATACGGTATTAACAAAAAAGAGGGAATCATGAGAAACAACATAATACATAACAGACAATATCATACAACACATGAGGAACTAATCTCTTTGGCTGAAAAACTTTTAATTGACAGTGCTTCACTTCTAGGTTTTCACAATCCTCAAGTAATCCATGAGTTGAAAAAATTTAATACATACGTAAACAGTTATTATTCAAATGATATTCATTTTGAAGGTGCCCATCCTTCTTTGATGGACAGATATACTAAAGAAAGTTTGTCCACAAATAGTAAAGAGTCACGACTGCAACTTCGATCATTGAAGTATATAGAACAACAAAAGATATTAGAAAAATATTTTAATGATTGTAGTGTTGTTCGTATTCCTGAAAAACTTCCTTATGAAATTCATAATAAGATTTTTGACAGTTCTAACAATGTAGATACAAATAATACACATTATTTTACATGGCCTAATCATATAACAGTAGTTGAAAAGGTAATAAATTCCTTACAGTTACACTACCTAATCACACAGATACATTACAGATCAGATGAGTATAGAATAGTTGCAAGATTAATTCTTGACGGACTTCTTTCAACTATAAAAGGATATGGGTTATGGAATATTTCAAGAGGTCTTCATATACATTCTACAGAATATGAAAAATATCTTAATATCGAAGATAAAGAGAGTGAAGCAGCCTCATGGCATTTAGAAACTTTATCTGTAGAAAACTCAAACCGCTATATTAAATTCATGCTAGAAGTTGCTTTGGAACAGGTCCATTATGTCAAAGAACATATAACTACAAACAAGATTTACCAAAATATCCAAAACTATCTTCATCTATCAAGTAAAGGATCTTTTTATAGTGAGTCTTTTTCTAAAGATTCTGAACTGTTATTTAAAGAACTATTACTTCTTGGAGAGATACGTCGTGGAGATGTTGCTTCGATTATAAACAAAAAATCAAGAACTTCGACATATTTAATCAAAAAGCTTACTGAAATGGACCTTATCACATCCGATACGCCAAAAAGTCCTATTCGCCTTAAATTTAATATGCATTTTACTTCTCATCTGTTTCCTGAGCTAGTAAGATAGGAAGCAGTAATTGATGGGAACTTTACACTTGAAAGATATTGGGAGGAATTATGATATTTGATGTGATTAATGAAAAACTCGATGAAATATTAAAAATTCATCAATCTTTGCCTTCTTGGATACCTTTGAGTAAAAATTTTGCAGAAGAGTGTGGATACACAACTATAGATGGCTTACGCAAATGGTGTTTCAATAATTTACCTCCTGAAAAGTTTGAGAAGCGCGGCAAAAACTGGTTTATCCATCTTTCTGTTCTACACCAAATCAAGAGAAAGTCTGTATAATGTTTATGCCAACAGCTAACGGAAGGAAACAAAGTTGGCAAAAGTCACTATAAATAGCTATGGTTTTATTATATTGGATAGTACTATAGATGGAAAGCGGCATAGGCTTACCACTGGCAAAAAAGCAGAAAAAAGACTGCTTCAGTGGTATGAAAAGCATATTGAAGATGAATTCTTGAAACTTTACGAGCAAAAGTTCGGTGTAACAAATAGAGAATCAACTACATTTAAAGAGTATGGAGAGTATATTTTAGAAATATCTTCAAACAATAGAAACTCATTTTCACAAAAAGAAATTATGCAACAGTTTAGAAAATTGTGTGAAATATTCGGAGATTTATATTTGACTGACATTAAAGCAAGTCACATTTTAAAGTGGCAAAATACTTGTGGATTTGCTCCAAAGACAGTACAAAACTATAGAGGCACGTTAAACCTTATATTAAAGATGGCTCTTTATGATGAGATTATAACAAAAAACCCTCTTACCGTCGTAAAACCTCCTAAAAAGGTTTATAAAGAAACTTTTGTATTTTCGCAAGAAGATATGAAACTCTTAATCAGTAATAGTACTGGACAGTTTAGAAATATGTTAATGTTTAATTTCTTTGCTGGGTTAAGAGGCAGTGAATTGATTGCACTTAGATGGGATGACATTGATTTTGATGCAAATACAATCAGAATAGATACTCGTATACGTCAAGGTATTGAAGATGTCACCAAGTCAAAGAGAGTAAGGATAATAGATATGCTCCCACAGGCAAAGGCTGCACTAAAAAAGCAAATGCTGATTACTGGACTCAAAGGTAATTATGTCTTTCTCTCACAACACGGTAAGGTTTATACCACACCTAATGTACTAAGCGATCGACTGAAAGATCTATGTGTAGAATGTGGTATCAAAGCTGGCACGATGCACACTGTAAGGAAATCATGCAATACCCTGCTCAAACAATACGGGTTGCCTCAAGATTGGATACTAGATCAATTAGGACATGTTGAAGATGGTGTAAATCGTGAATATTATACGGGTAAAATTAAACCTGATATGTCAAAAATTGGCAGAGTTTTGGCAGAGTTAAAGTTTGGTTAGTATGAAAGTTCGTGTTTTAGGGGATTAAAGTGGCGGACAGTGAGGGATTCGAACCCTCGGTACCCTTACGAATACGCATCCTTAGCAGGGATGTGGTTTCAGCCAACTCACCCAACTGTCCTTGTGTTTTTGTGGATGAGATTATAATTAGATTGGGTTAAATAGAAGCTTAAAATAATCTCAATTGTTTTTAAATTTATATTTTTTCACTTTGATCAATTGTATTTTAGGGAAATCACAAAAAAACTGATTATCATTACATCATATATTTACACAACAAGGTTGCAAATGTTAAAAAAACTTACGCCCCTTATCGTACTGGCACTGTTTGCTGCAGGTGCCTATTTTATGATGAAAGGTATGGATAATGCTGTCCATATGACCAAATCAAAAAAAGAGATCAAAAAGTAGCGATTACTTTGAGTATCTCTTCTACTTTACTTTTTGGATCACTGTCTTTGTAGATAGGTCTTCCTACTACCGGGTAGTCTACACCCTCTTGATTTGCAAGATCCAGTGTTGCTACACGCTGCTGGTCTCCGGCATCTTCTCCGAAAGGTCTGATACCAGGACAGAGTGTCAAGAACTTCTCAGAAGTTGCATTTTTGATTGCCCTGCTCTCAAAGGTAGAACATACCACACCGTCTAATCCATTCTCATAACTCATTTTGGCAAACTGCTCCGCTTTTTCATCTATGCTTTTTTCGTAGATACTCTGAAAGTTTGCTTCATCAAAAGAGGTCAGTGCAGTCACAGCCAGTACCAATGGACGGTTTTCATAAGAAGCCAGTCTCTCCATCACTGTCTT is a genomic window of Sulfurovum sp. XGS-02 containing:
- a CDS encoding site-specific integrase, whose protein sequence is MAKVTINSYGFIILDSTIDGKRHRLTTGKKAEKRLLQWYEKHIEDEFLKLYEQKFGVTNRESTTFKEYGEYILEISSNNRNSFSQKEIMQQFRKLCEIFGDLYLTDIKASHILKWQNTCGFAPKTVQNYRGTLNLILKMALYDEIITKNPLTVVKPPKKVYKETFVFSQEDMKLLISNSTGQFRNMLMFNFFAGLRGSELIALRWDDIDFDANTIRIDTRIRQGIEDVTKSKRVRIIDMLPQAKAALKKQMLITGLKGNYVFLSQHGKVYTTPNVLSDRLKDLCVECGIKAGTMHTVRKSCNTLLKQYGLPQDWILDQLGHVEDGVNREYYTGKIKPDMSKIGRVLAELKFG
- the pyrF gene encoding orotidine-5'-phosphate decarboxylase, with amino-acid sequence MELCVALDLPSAEENLALAESLKSYNVWMKVGFRAYIRDGKPFIESLKAINPDFKIFLDLKLYDIPNTMADAAEEIAKLGVNMFNIHASAGAVAMKTVMERLASYENRPLVLAVTALTSFDEANFQSIYEKSIDEKAEQFAKMSYENGLDGVVCSTFESRAIKNATSEKFLTLCPGIRPFGEDAGDQQRVATLDLANQEGVDYPVVGRPIYKDSDPKSKVEEILKVIATF